AGGAGCTGTACCGCCATTTCCGGGCGGTCGCGGACTCGGTCGCCCTGCCGGTGCTGCTCTACAACAATCCCGACCGGATGAACGTCAACATCTCGGCGGCGCTGATCGAGCGGCTGGCCGACGTCCCCAACATCGTCGGGGCGAAGGACAGCAGCGGCGACCTGGTGCTGACGGCGGAATACATCCGCCGGACGCGCGGGAAGGGATTCCGGGTCATGGCCGGCAGGGATATCATGATCCTCGGGACGCTCGCGTACGGAGGGGTCGGCTGCGTCGCCGCGACGGCCAACGTCGTCCCCTCCCTCGTGGTGGAGATCTACGACAAGTTCCGGTCCGGCGACCTGGCGGGGGCGCTGGAAGCCCAGTTCAGGCTGGCCCCCCTTCGGCTGGCGTTCAACCTGGGGAGCTTCCCGGTGGTGATCAAGGACGCGCTGAACCTGCTCGGTCTTGAAGTGGGGGAGCCGATCCGGCCGAACGGCCCCTGCACGGAGGCCAACCGGGCGAAGCTGCGGGACATCCTGGCCGGGATGGGCGCGCTGGATGGGTAGGGCGGGGCACGGCGGGGCGGAGAAGGTTTCCGCGGTCCTCCTGATCGCCTTCGGGATCTTCGTCGCTTTCTACTCCCACCATTACCTGAAGCTGGGGATGATGATCATGCCCGGCGCGGGCTTCCTCCCGTTCTGCATCGGCGTTGTCCTCTCGGTGCTGGGCGCCGTCTGGTACGTCAAGGTCCTCCTGGAAAAGCCGCACCGTCCGAAGGCCGGGGAAGGGGACGCCGCGGAGGCGGCGGCCGAAAAGCGCGCGGAGCGGGACATGGTCCTCGCGAGGCTGCTCCCGGGGATCCTTCTGGTGGTCCTCTACGCCTGGCTGTTCGAGAAGGCCGGCTACATCCTCTCCACCGCGCTGTTCATGGTCGGCTGGCAGAAGATCGTGGAGCGGGAAGGGTGGGCGAAGGCCGCGATCGTCTCCGCGGCGAGCGCGGCGTTCATGTACGTGCTGTTCGCCCGCCTCCTCAAGGTGTTCCTGCCGTCCGGTTCCTGGTGGTCCTGAGAGGAGGGGCGGGATGGAAACCATCGGCGGACTGATCGGCGGCTTCGGAATCGCGCTGACCCCCATCAACGTCCTCTTCGCCTTCCTCGGCGCGCTGGTCGGCACCGCCATCGGCGTCCTCCCCGGGCTGGGCCCCGCCGCCACGATCGCCCTCCTGCTGCCCGCCATCTATGTCGTCGACTCTCCCGTCACGGCCATCATCCTGATGGCCGGGATCTTCTACGGTTCGATGTACGGGGGCTCCACCACGTCGATCCTGCTGAACCTCCCGGGGGAGGCGGCGTCGGTCGTCACCTGCATAGACGGTTACAAGATGGCGAAGAAGGGGCGGGCCGGCGCGGCGCTGGGCATCGCCGCCATCGGATCGTTCGTCGCCGGGACGATCGGCATCGTCGGCATGACGCTGTTCGCCCCGGCGATCGCCAAGTTCGCGCTGAGCTTCGGCCCGCCGGAGAAATTCTCCCTGGCCGTCGTCGGGCTGCTGATGGCGGTGACCCTGTCGGGCTCCTCCATCGTCAAGGGTCTCGTGATGATGGCGATGGGGCTGCTCCTGGCCTCGGTGGGGCTGGACCCCATCTCCGGCAAGACGCGCTTCTCCTTCGGCGTCATCGAGCTGCAGAGCGGGTTCGACTTCGTCACGCTCGCCATGGGCGTGTTCGGGCTGGGAGAGATCTTCGTCGGGCTCGAATCCGCCGTAAAGGCTGAGGTCGCGACCACGAAGGTGGGGCAGGTCTGGCCCACGCTGAAGGACTGGGCGGCGTCCCGGATGGCGATCCTGCGCGGCACCCTGATCGGCTTCTTCGTCGGCGTGATCCCGGGCGGCGGCGCGGTCATCTCCTCGCTGGTCTCCTACGCGGTGGAGAAGAAGGTCGCGAAGAACCCCGCGGAGTTCGGGGAGGGCGCGATCGAGGGGGTGGCGGGCCCCGAGTCGGCGAACAACGCGGCGTCGAGCTCGTCGTTCATCCCGCTGCTGACGCTGGGCATCCCCGGGAACGCCTCCATCGCGATGATCTTCGCCGCCCTGATGATCAAGGGAATCACCCCCGGCCCGTTCCTCATCCAGGAGCACCCCGAGGTCTTCTGGGGCGTGATCGCCTCGATGTACCTCGGCAACGTCATGCTGCTGGTGCTGAACCTCCCGCTGGTGGGGCTGTGGGCGCAGCTCACGCGGGTTCCTTTCGGGATCATGGGGCCGGTCATCATCCTGTTCACCGTCATCGGCTCCTACAGCATCCAGGGACAGGCATTCGACATATACACGCTGCTCGCGTTCGGGCTGTTCGGCTACCTCCTGCGCAAGCTCCGGTTCGAGCCGGGCCCCCTGGTGCTTGCCTTCGTGCTGGGCCCCATGATAGAGCAGTCGATGCGCCAGTCGTTGCTCATTTCCGGGGGAAGTTTCTCGATCTTCCTTTCCCGCCCGATCTCCCTTGCCTTGATCGGCCTGTTCGCGGTCCTCGCCGTCGGACAGTCCGCATGGATGATCTACAACCGCCTCTCCACAAAATCCTTGAAAGGAGAAGAGAGATGAAAAGAACCACCGCATTGTTCGTCGCACTGCTGGTCGCATCGATCGTGGTCTTCGCCGCGCTCGCGTCCGCGGAGGAGTTCCCGTCGAAACCGATCACCGGCGTGGTCCCCTTCGGCCCGGGAGGGTCCACCGACCTGCTCGCCAGGGCCGTGGAGAAGGTCTGGCCGAAATATTCGAAGCAGCCGTTGGTAATCGTCAACAAGCCGGGCGGCGGCGGCGTGGTCGGGACGGAAGTCGTGGTTCGCTCGAAGCCCGACGGCTACACCCTGTACTTCGGCTACGGCTCCGGGCACGACATCGTCATGCCGTCGCTCCAGAAGATGCCCTATGCGCCGCAGGACCTGGCCGCAGTGGCGAGGCTCTCCATCCACTCCGTGGCCATTGTCACCGGCGCGAACTCCCAGTTCAACTCGGTCAAGGAAATGGTCGCGTGGGCCAAGAAGGAGAACAAGCCAGTCACCACCGCGGTCTCCGTCAAGGCCGGGGCGGTCGACCTGGCCCTGACCGCGCTGGGCAAGACGGCGGGGATCCAGATCGTCACGGTTCCCTTCTCGGGAGGCGCCGAGGCCACGACGGCGCTGGCCGGGGGGCATCTGATGATCGGCGGCGGCCATCCTTCGGAAATCCTTCCCCACATCAAGGCCGGGCGGTTCAAGGCGATCGGCGTTGCGCTTCCGGAGCGTGACCCGTCGATGCCCAACGTTCCGACGCTGAGGGAGCAGGGATTTGACGTGGCCACCTGGGGTTCCGTGAAGGGCGTCGCGGCGCCTGCCGGCACCCCGAAGGAAGTCATAAAGTACCTGGAGAGCACCTTGAAGAAGGTCTCCGAGGATCCCGAGTTCAAGCAGGCGATGGCGAACATGAACCAGCCCGTCATGTTCATGGGCAGCGAAGAGTACGCCAAGTTCATCAAGCAGGCCACCGACGATTATGCCAAGATCATCAAGGACCTGAAAATCTCGATCCAGTAACGGCCGCGATCCGCGACGGAAGGGGGCAGCGGACGGAAGGAGACAAGCGATGAAGACGGGC
This genomic window from Thermodesulfobacteriota bacterium contains:
- the dapA gene encoding 4-hydroxy-tetrahydrodipicolinate synthase translates to MDTSFIRGVIPPIVTPVDRDERVDERSLRRMVDHVVAGGVHGILSLGSTGEFFGLDPEQQRRAVRITVDQAKGRVPVYAGIGAISTRECIQGARMAAEEGAQAVTMLPPMFLSPNDEELYRHFRAVADSVALPVLLYNNPDRMNVNISAALIERLADVPNIVGAKDSSGDLVLTAEYIRRTRGKGFRVMAGRDIMILGTLAYGGVGCVAATANVVPSLVVEIYDKFRSGDLAGALEAQFRLAPLRLAFNLGSFPVVIKDALNLLGLEVGEPIRPNGPCTEANRAKLRDILAGMGALDG
- a CDS encoding tripartite tricarboxylate transporter TctB family protein, whose protein sequence is MGRAGHGGAEKVSAVLLIAFGIFVAFYSHHYLKLGMMIMPGAGFLPFCIGVVLSVLGAVWYVKVLLEKPHRPKAGEGDAAEAAAEKRAERDMVLARLLPGILLVVLYAWLFEKAGYILSTALFMVGWQKIVEREGWAKAAIVSAASAAFMYVLFARLLKVFLPSGSWWS
- a CDS encoding tripartite tricarboxylate transporter permease; its protein translation is METIGGLIGGFGIALTPINVLFAFLGALVGTAIGVLPGLGPAATIALLLPAIYVVDSPVTAIILMAGIFYGSMYGGSTTSILLNLPGEAASVVTCIDGYKMAKKGRAGAALGIAAIGSFVAGTIGIVGMTLFAPAIAKFALSFGPPEKFSLAVVGLLMAVTLSGSSIVKGLVMMAMGLLLASVGLDPISGKTRFSFGVIELQSGFDFVTLAMGVFGLGEIFVGLESAVKAEVATTKVGQVWPTLKDWAASRMAILRGTLIGFFVGVIPGGGAVISSLVSYAVEKKVAKNPAEFGEGAIEGVAGPESANNAASSSSFIPLLTLGIPGNASIAMIFAALMIKGITPGPFLIQEHPEVFWGVIASMYLGNVMLLVLNLPLVGLWAQLTRVPFGIMGPVIILFTVIGSYSIQGQAFDIYTLLAFGLFGYLLRKLRFEPGPLVLAFVLGPMIEQSMRQSLLISGGSFSIFLSRPISLALIGLFAVLAVGQSAWMIYNRLSTKSLKGEER
- a CDS encoding tripartite tricarboxylate transporter substrate binding protein — its product is MKRTTALFVALLVASIVVFAALASAEEFPSKPITGVVPFGPGGSTDLLARAVEKVWPKYSKQPLVIVNKPGGGGVVGTEVVVRSKPDGYTLYFGYGSGHDIVMPSLQKMPYAPQDLAAVARLSIHSVAIVTGANSQFNSVKEMVAWAKKENKPVTTAVSVKAGAVDLALTALGKTAGIQIVTVPFSGGAEATTALAGGHLMIGGGHPSEILPHIKAGRFKAIGVALPERDPSMPNVPTLREQGFDVATWGSVKGVAAPAGTPKEVIKYLESTLKKVSEDPEFKQAMANMNQPVMFMGSEEYAKFIKQATDDYAKIIKDLKISIQ